Proteins encoded by one window of Homo sapiens chromosome 10, GRCh38.p14 Primary Assembly:
- the MINPP1 gene encoding multiple inositol polyphosphate phosphatase 1 isoform X2: protein MLRAPGCLLRTSVAPAAALAAALLSSLARCSLLEPRDPVASSLSPYFGTKTRYEDVNPVLLSGPEAPWRDPELLEGTCTPVQLVALIRHGTRYPTVKQIRKLRQLHGLLQARGSRDGGASSTGSRDLGAALADWPLWYADWMDGQLVEKGRQDMRQLALRLASLFPALFSRENYGRLRLITSSKHRCMDSSAAFLQGLWQHYHPGLPPPDVADMEFGPPTVNDKLMRFFDHCEKFLTEVEKNATALYHVEAFKTGPEMQNILKKVAATLQVPVNDLNADLIQVAFFTCSFDLAIKGVKSPWCDVFDIDDAKAGVQWRNLS from the exons ATGCTACGCGCGCCCGGCTGCCTCCTCCGGACCTCCGTAGCGCCTGCCGCGGCCCTGGCTGCGGCGCTGCTCTCGTCGCTTGCGCGCTGCTCTCTTCTAGAGCCGAGGGACCCGGTGGCCTCGTCGCTCAGCCCCTATTTCGGCACCAAGACTCGCTACGAGGATGTCAACCCCGTGCTATTGTCGGGCCCCGAGGCTCCGTGGCGGGACCCTGAGCTGCTGGAGGGGACCTGCACCCCGGTGCAGCTGGTCGCCCTCATTCGCCACGGCACCCGCTACCCCACGGTCAAACAGATCCGCAAGCTGAGGCAGCTGCACGGGTTGCTGCAGGCCCGCGGGTCCAGGGATGGCGGGGCTAGTAGTACCGGCAGCCGCGACCTGGGTGCAGCGCTGGCCGACTGGCCTTTGTGGTACGCGGACTGGATGGACGGGCAGCTAGTAGAGAAGGGACGGCAGGATATGCGACAGCTGGCGCTGCGTCTGGCCTCGCTCTTCCCGGCCCTTTTCAGCCGTGAGAACTACGGCCGCCTGCGGCTCATCACCAGTTCCAAGCACCGCTGCATGGATAGCAGCGCCGCCTTCCTGCAGGGGCTGTGGCAGCACTACCACCCTGGCTTGCCGCCGCCGGACGTCGCAG atatGGAGTTTGGACCTCCAACAGTTAATGATAAACTAATGAGATTTTTTGATCACTGTGAGAAGTTTTTAactgaagtagaaaaaaatgctacAGCTCTTTATCACGTGGAAGCCTTCAAAACTGGACCAGAAAtgcagaacattttaaaaaaagttgcagCTACTTTGCAAGTGCCAGTAAATGATTTAAATGCAG atttAATTCAAGTAGCCTTTTTCACCTGTTCATTTGACCTGGCAATTAAAGGTGTTAAATCTCCTTGGTGTGATGTTTTTGACATAGATGATGCAAAG gctggagtgcagtggcgcaatctcagctaa